GTATAATACTGCATCTGACTTTAGTTCAGTTATACAGCACCATCTAGTGGCAACCATTGAAATGTATTTCATTGCCTCCCTCTACATGACAGGAGCACAAACTTCACGAGCTTCTTCAGGACAGCGGCAACCGCCTCGTTCCTGCTTGGCGGGGACCTTTCACACTGACTCCAGGATCGACTCAACCGATCCGTGGACATAAAGGCTTCTGAGATGGTCCCACTCACCGCAGGAGAGAAGAGCAACAAGTGAGTTTTTCAAAGTACTCGTATAAAGCAGAATGAGAAACGAGGGGGAACGATGTCGAACAAAAAGGGTCAGATAAAAGCAGAGTTGGCCGTGAGCGGAGCTACAGGGAGGGAAAAGTGCACAAGTGGCGTGACGTGGGGGGGGGTTGAATATGGAGAAGAGGACGAGTTCTTCAGGCCGAGTGTCACAGGCTCTGGCAGCACTGAAGTTTGTTGCCCTTCTGGCCGTCAGTGGTGGGCGGGACGCTGATGTCTACTACATTGTTACCCGGAGACTCATCGTGCGCAGATCTGTCTGCTATCTGTTTCTGTGACACGATGCGGTAGATTTCTGGagatgaggaaaaagaaatgaataaacaaacaccaaaaaagcACAACATGAAACTTAATACTTTAGGTCTTGAATGGCACAGTTTAAAGGTCTGATGAAGGAGGGCACAAATTTGTTGCTTTCGTTGCGACGCAATGATAAACGTGCCACAAACATGACGCTGGCAGAGAactgcacagaaaataaaatacaatctgTGTCAACGTGCAAAATGTTGCCAAGCTGAAACTCGCCTCCACTATTCTAGAAACAGTGTTGTTATTTGTATCAAGAATTCCCacctgttaaaatgtttttgaacgcCTCTTCTACGTTTGTGGAGTCCAACGCTGATGTCTCAATAAACGAAAGAGTGTTCTTTTCTGTTGCGGGAagagaaaattcacattttttgacTGTTTCCATTATCTTCACCCCTCCCCCTCTAACCACAGCACTCAGTGTGATTTACCTGCAAAGGCTCGAGCCTCGTCGGTGGGCACGGCCCTGAGGTGGCGGAGGTCGCTCTTGTTCCCCACCAGCATGATGACGATGTTGTTGTCAGCGTGGtccctcagctccttcagccaGCGCTCCACGTTCTCGTACGTCAGGTGCTTGGCGATGTCGTAAACCAGGAGGGCTCCGACTGCACCTCGATAATACCTGCTCGGGGGGGCGTCGAACACATGAGCACGCCACCGCTTCTGCTCCAGCACAGTATCTGAGCCTTTGTTGGAAAATACTCACGCCGAGGTGATCGCTCTGTAGCGCTCCTGTCCAGCCGTGTCCCAGATCTGAGCCTTGATCGTCTTCCCGTCCACCTGGATGCTGCGGGTGGCAAACTCCACCCCGATGGTGCTCTTGCTCTCCAAGTTGAACTCATTTCTCGTGAACCGGGACAGCAGATTACTCTTCCCCACCCCGGAGTCTCCGATCAGTACGActagaaacaaaagaaacagtgaTATCAGTGATAACCGTTTTCCTTGTGCTCCAAAACAGTGCCTCTTTGGTTTCTGAAGTTTTACAGCATTCAGTCTGTGTCAAGGCCACAAATTCGGTCATTTTAGAAACTTAATGCTGCACACTAAGCAACTTAGCTCAGCTTTCAACCACAGTACAGCAAACATCAATACTGTAATCGAATCCACTGCAGCTGTGGCCGTTTTAAGTCAAGGTGAAAGTGCTGGCTTTTCTTCTTACTAACTGTCCTTATCACACGCTGTCCCATTAGGAGACAATCAGGAAGACACTTGCTTTCCGGGAAGTCTGACTCAACTGTTTCTCAAGGCTTGTGTGTCATCCTGATGAGCCATCATTGTCTTCTGCCAAATGTGGTATTTATTAGCTGTACTAGATTGATGTGATTCTTTTTCCTAAATAGTAAAATCCTCAAGTGTTTAATGTGTTAATGACCCTTGAAGACACAATtttcacatgaaaataaacacgATATCACCTGGCCCCTCATAGTGACTGACCTACAAGATGCTcacttgtaaacaaaaaaagtgatcttttaaagacatctGTTAGTAACAATGGATAAAACTGTGTTAAGTTGTGGGATCTACACCTGACACACAGAAAACACGTTGACAGGAAACTGGACTTCCTGGAGTACAATGATTGTGTAACATTAGGTTTAAGAATCCAGTCAGATCAGGCTGAATTTGTTTAATGTGGAAGCCTCAGTTATCAGAGACAAAGCAGTGAGCTGAAAAGTCCCGGACTGTTCCGTGTAATTAGAAACCTGGTGGGGAGAAAGAAAGTAGagtttcttctttcctttttcacaGGGAGTGAGTTTCCTCCTTCAAGCGCCAGGACTCCCGGAAAGGGAACTCAAGTTCATCTGATTAGATGAAGCATTCACAGGAGATTACGCTACTGCTGATGGTCCCAAAGAATGCGCATTTAATTCGTGGCTTTAAAGAAATGTTACCGCAAAAGTCAATAAAGTCTTATACACACGCAATGTAATCGTTAGCCACAAGCTTTCAGGACTCAAACCCTGGTTTCTGTAATATATATGCACGTAGAAAAGCAAATACAGAGGGTGCCGACCTAAAATAACTGGGAATGAAGGCTTATTTCGAGAGGGGAAGTgggaaaactacaaaaacagacTGGCTAGCTTAGCCAGCTACCGTTAGCTGCAGCTGATGTTGACCACTGACGTTTACgtagctaacatgctaacttaACTTTAGCCACCCGAGTAGAAGTATCTATTCCGCTTACCTTTGAACAAGAAATCATATTCGTCGTCTCTGTTCCCCATTGTAGAGCAGGATGAGCTCTCTGAGAGCGCAGCGAGGAGAGAAAATAGTTCCCTGCACTGACCAGGGTGGTGGTGCGGTGAGATGACAGGAGACACTGCGCTAATTGCGTAAGTGGAGCGTAAAAGTGCGGTCACGTGACGTAACGCTACGCAGTTTCTCCAGTAAAGCGAATCAACTCAATCACAAGAAATGGTAATTAATCAGAAAATGAATGACAAACGGCAAAAAGCAATGGGagggagaaacaaaaaggacGCTGGTTTTATAAAATTCCAAAAATTGAGAAATGAGAAGTACAGGGATCAAGGAGAGAAGGAACAATTATTTATCAGCTTAGTTTTGGGCACACTGGGTTAAATAGTACTATTTCTATTTTAGAGAAAAATTGTAATGGTAAATGTGAATACTGTAGAATATATGAAACTATAGAGCATGTTGTGTTATACTgtaaaaaatatgagaaaaagagagaacagttcgttaaaaatgtaaatagattTTAAGTTAAATTTGATTCAGTTGATTCACACTCcaaccagtaggtggcggtaatgcacacctGCAGCTTAAAACTTCACAGGAATGAGAAGAACTCAATCACAAGCTTTACGGCTGCTTAAACCTAAATACCGAGAACTAAGAGCAAATTTTCacgtttaaatgtttaaaatgatgccttatgttattttaaaattaaagttgcaTAATTATACCGAAAAGTTAAGAAAGTAGCTACAGTTACTTGAGTGCGCTGTACCTTTCTTGAGATTTCTGTTGCTATTTTATTCTTCAATTCCGTGAAAGaaatcacttaaaaaataataaaccaagATTTATTTGTCATATAACACACTATTAAAACGTAAAGCAGATGTTATTAAACATAATAACAAAAGTAAGGTTTAAATTTATcatcaaaaatgttatttacagACTTAATTTCAGCAAACATACTCCCGACACTACTACCCCagttaaaatgactttattatGAATACATATACTACAATAAGAAGTGTAAATTTAAGGACAGTTCCAGGAAGTGTTTAAATATACTTCACAGACAAAGAGTTGGATTAGTTGTGTCTGTAATGAGTACAATTAGGTCACTGGGTtgtaaaacaagttgttttataagaGATTTTGctacaatatctcatgaaccactggacagatttgaatgaaactctcagaatattgaatatacatctacaactggttaagtTTAAAGTCagcctaataaaaaaaattgcttccacagctaatcagttttATTCAACACAATGATGACtataatattttacagatattgaactaaaacttgatgtggtcaTGAAAACAGGGCCATGATTTTCGATTCAAAGAGCTTTCAAATGACAACAAGCTCATGTATCTGGGTTGAAAAATAGTaaagtgaaattattttaaaattctaagTTTTGGGATGAACCTCCGATGAACAATGCAAAAAGCTTGAATCTGTCACAAAAAATGGCATAATTTGAACATATTTTTAGTcgtgaaactttcagcaaatgttCTTAGATGAGTGGTTCAGAATATAGTAGGTTTTTCAGTAGCTACAGTAATATTAAtcaggttattttttattaaataacgaGTGATAAACTTTTATTCACCCCCAACTATTAAGTCTGTTATTGCAGAAAATTATATTGTTATTGccatttcataaaaataaaaacgaaagTGTATGCTGACTGATCCAAATGGTTGATTTTTGGAATATAGTTGGCTGAAAACATGAATTAACATTATGGGTTTGTTGAAAAGCTTTTGttaatttaactttataatAACAAGCTACTTACACCATTTTactttttcctgttaaaagatcTTTTTCTCACAGTGTAAGTCAGGGGTCTGCAACGTTTACAGTAAAGGGAGACATTTTTTGCTCCTCCAAACCCTCTAAACATActtaaagtgtaaaataaagctAAGATAACTCattacataaagtaaaaaaaacttagtttgtTACATGAGTTCCAATCTGTTGTTGACACCTATTGATATTTTCACATGTTAAGAccaagaaaaaaagccaaactctTATAAAGAGGTAAAACATTTAGTTCATCCTTTGATAGAATGTGAACACTTAACTATACAGCCTCAGTCCTTACGGGAAATTAATAATAGAGCATATAGTTCTATTCTAAGAACTATTcgtgaatattttaaaaaatgacagattcttgcatatatttatttgtgattCGTGTCCTCTAGTAAAAGCAGAGAGCAATATTTACTATAACTCTTAATTTTGGTGACTTGTAACAGAAATGTGTGCAAATtgcactttgttgttgtttcttcagCAGATCACCTCAGCTGTGTTAGAAATGTTTAGTTTCCTGGCTGATTTGAGAGAAAGCTCACTCTGTGCCCAAGTTCAATGAACGGACTACCAAACTACCAGCTCAAagtgatcattttgttttgctccttaaAATCATTCTGTCACCGATAATTATTCACATATTGAAACTTCCTCCTTCTTGTGTGGTAATGCACATAAATGTTAGTCATTTCCATattgtttttggtcaaaactaCAAGGAGCCACAGGTGTAAGGCGCGTAAGGTGACATCACCGAGAAGCAAACCCTGATTACCTTTTATACACAGGCAGGACCAGACACATATCTTAAAATGAAAACGCTGAACTGGAATGTGACATAACAGAACTCAGATCACCTCAGGTCTGCAGGACAGAGCCCAGCTGGATATGCAAAGCAGGGAATTTATAACCTAAAAAACTGACAGCTAATTAACTGTGACCTCGTgcagcttcagtgtttttcctGCTTCATTCAACCTGCTGACTGCTCATATAAAAGGctagtttttcctgttctgcGCGTTTCAGCTCTGTTCCCCTCAATTAAATGCGTATTTCCTCGTTTCTGAGGGCGCCAACACTTCCCATCGCACCTGGGGATAATTACATAAAAGGACACGCCTCCTTCCCGGCCCCTCGACCAATCAGGAGCGAGGGCGCCGCCTCTGAAACTACACACAGAAAAGAGGCGAGCCCGGCGCAGAACAACAACAGGGACAGGAGGTGAGGTGGTTTCAGTCACGTCTCAGCTGAGCTGTTGAAGGTTTTCTGCGCTCCCGATGATGGCGAAGCGAACAAGACGCACTAAGTGCCAGCTGCCTGAGTGTTACTACGAGGGTTACCTGGAGAAGAGGTCCACGGATCAGGTAGGTCATGATGCCGTTTCTCCTGGTTTACGTCACTGATGCACCTGCTTCATCTGTATGTTCAGTTTCTTGCATTTTACAACCCAAGTATCTGTTCAGGCCTTTTAACATTTGAACTCTAAGTTGAATTTAAAACACGGTGTGCTGTGATTTTTACATCAGACGATCCTGTTCCTTTAAGATTTTTGAAGCCAACATGTTTGAAGCGAATAAGAAGCCAAAGCTCTTTAATTGATAAGAATAATTATTTGGTTTATAAACTTATTGATGAGGCATAATCTTTAAtgaaagccaaaataaaacccCCCAACATGTTTGAAACTATGGGATGCTGTTTATAAAGTTGCACAGTCAAGAATTAACAGcaatatttagctttatttaggTATGttattcatacatttataaGTCATAGTTCCAAACTCTATATTTAACTTGCAAGGAATTTGCATATTtgctaaacatttaatttccaaactaaATACCTAGgtctgagctaatatttggttagcaagtttaatgttttagtttaaaaattaaagatttagtGTGGTGCTAAATATTGAGCTTGCAAGTTAAATATGTTGTTTGGAACcatgacatttataaatgtatgaacAACACGGTGAAAATATGACGTTGGAAGAAAAcccctattttattttttaataaaaggcaaacaaaaatattgctgtttatttttgactGTGTGACTCTACAAACGGCACCCCATATGAAACAGTCATTGGTTAGCTGCAGTTCATTTACAGGTCAGAAAGCCATTTTCAATATTGCTATTGCGTAACTTCATTGTCTCCATTATCATTAATCCACTGCTCTATAATTACATGCCTAATGTTTAGCTAATGCTGTGTAAAAGTCATGACTCATCCCTCATTTTtgtttccaagcagccagacgtTCTTTGGTTTCAGTCAGTAGTAATCCAGGCCTTCTGAAGTCTGTCAGACGCTGCTCTTTGGACTTTTTGCTGCTCTTCCCACTAATTTTCAGCCCAGAACATGACAAATTTTTAGAGGAAtactgtttcttttattcaacCGGGCATGAAAAGTCTCCCAAAGAAATTAATGAGTGCGGCGTCTTGGATCAGCAGCCCGCCACACAGGCACCATTTGTTCCCGTTTCTCTTGTTCGCTTTGAAAAATGCCAAAGTTAACGCGCATACAATAGTGTTTTTGTAGCAATAAGGTGATTCCCAAACAGGTATCTGCTAAAATATGTCATACAGTAGATAATCCGGTGAAGGATGATGATTTACGTCTAATGTAAAAGGTCTGGCACTTgctttgtcctccacttgtcctcttttgtgatttttatgcaCAACAGATCAGGTGTAAGGACTGGCTGTTTTTTCCCACACATTTTCTGGCCAAAGTCTCAaggaaaacctccagaaagCTTGGAGATGTATTGATCAAGAACCCTTTTAAAAGCTCACATTGAAGTCTGGTTGCTGGGAAGCTGAATGTAATGGAAAATCAGAGCTGTAGATGTTTCATAATGAAGCTGAGCCGTCTGCAGACACATCAGACTTCTCTCAGTCACGTGTGGATTTTGACCCAAGTTTCTTTGCGTCTCCAACTGGCTTTTCTGCTCTTCGTGTTGTAAAAGAATAAACTGGGTGTAGAGCATCAGGCCGCTGGCTTTGTAGGCAATAAACCTTAAGGGTAATTCTGCCGAGCCCTCGCTGATAAAGGTTTTACACACAGACTTGATAACTGGCCTCTCTTGTCAGAAAAGGTGATATTCCCTGAAGGGGGAAGGGTGCACATCACAAGATCTTAGACCTGATTTGATCCTGTGacataattatttgttttggagCCGATCCAACTAATTGAATAAGTCCTACTTTTAGGACAGTCATTTCATATTTCAGACACTTGGACTCATCAGGCCTCGCTGAATAATGCTGCCTGgcactttttatttcctggttaattttctttttccacttcCTTTCTTTTCCTATTTGGAAGcaattttgtttacatttaccCCATTTCTTGTGCTacctttttatgtgtttgtgcagacatCTCAGAAACTGTGGACCTGCCTGTGTGGAAATGCGCTGTTTTTCTTCAACGAGAAAAGAGACGCTGATGtgagtctttttttcctcagagaTTTGGGTCAGCAGGGTAGACTTAATTGCCCAATTTGTAATGTAATAATTataagtgtgtttgtttcatcagtATGTAGACAAGGTGGATCTCGCAGCGCTGATCTCAGTTGTAGATGACAACAGCCCAGACTGCAAAACGGATTCGGCCAGATTCAAAGTCCAGCTGCGGAGTGAAAGCGTCAAATTTGCTGTGAGGGGAAAAACGCATCTCTTATTCAGTTTAATGCCAttcatataaaaacatatattatcctgctgctgaaggctacaatgtttttgccacaaaaatggcttcaactcagccagttttacagatattgagctaaaatttggtgtggtattagtcgaaagtcatcttcaacacatacttcaagatGTAGAAATTTTGGTCAACTTCTGTATATGACACTATGCTCCAACTCCATCCCCTCTCATCCTAGATCATAAATTCTGGCACAataggcggtgggcgatatgcatttcctcAAGGCGTGCTGGgccttttaatatatatatatatatatatatatatatatatatatatatatatatatatatatatatatatatatatatatatatatatatatatatatatatatatatatNNNNNNNNNNNNNNNNNNNNNNNNNNNNNNNNNNNNNNNNNNNNNatatatatatatatatatatatatatatatatatatatatatatatatatatatatatatatatataaaaatttttttttttctggtcctGCAGGCTTCAAATGCAGAATCCCGGGAGCTCTGGAAGGGATTCATCCACGCTGTGGGTCTGGTGCGTGCGCCTTTCTATTCATCTCCCTTCACAGAATTCGTAGAACCATCCTGTGCTGTGGTTCTTAATCTTGATACATGAATGCCAGAGGTGATGTTCAGATCTGTTGTTCACGACAAGCTGCGTCTCCCTGCAGCTGTCGGTGCCCTCCTCCCACAACCTGCTCCCAGGTCAGATCCACATGATGCTGGACGCAGCCCAGAAGGAGAAAGAGAGGCTGGCAAACAGCTCCCCAACCACCGCCGACGACCCCAGTCCTCTTACCACCACCCAGATCGACAGGCCTGCGTCAGTATCTGTCGCTCTCAAATAAAGCACTGCTTTTAGGATGCAAAGGAAGAACCGGTTAAAGACGAGAACGTGTTCATCAGCGACTGACGTTTTGCCGTTTTGCTGCAGGTGTTTCTTCGAGGTGCCCTGGCTGgaggcagagctgctgctcGAGAGGGAGGCCAGCAAAGGGAACCTGCTGGTGAGGCCCGGCAGGCGCGCCGACTCCTACGCCATCAGCACAAGGATGGAACTGGCTGGGTATTTATGCACGCATTTGCCAATCCAAAACTTGTTATAGAAAGgctaaaatgcatttgtgtCCATAGCCAGCCATGTTTCTTGTCTTCAACCATCAGTCAGACAATGAGTCTTGGTCGTCTCTGTTTCAGACCCGTGTTCAAACATTACCGCGTGCTTTGTAACACAAACGGAGGTTTCTACATTGATGTGGACAGTCCTGTGAGtataattaatacatttttaattgcaagaaaacattttttttattgcctgctgcaaTCCCAttttctcaacattagatgCTCTTGGTCTAAAACTTTGAATTTCTTGAGGAAACACATACTGGTCTTTCATAccaaagtggttttattttgcaagaCATAATTTGATACACTCTGATAAGGTGACAAGCATATAAATGAACATTGCTTTACAAGTCTTTATGGTATCTGCTGAGAACTTCACTTTGTTCCGAAACTTGGTGGCAATAAAATCTTGAAAAACCAGTCGCACGAGATAACAGGGGCTTTTTATGGTTGACGTGAGCGAGGAATGAGCTCAAGCATATGATCTCCCGGAAACGAAGGAGCTGATTACCAGAAAAAGCTGAGGCGGGGTTAAAAATGTCCTGCGACTATAAATATGCAACTTGTAATACAAAGGTGATTCTTGACTTGATGCGGCCTGCGGCAAAGTGCAGACACATTTCCTCATTGCCATTTCTGACACGCGACGATAACTGAATGTGAATTTCAGAGAAAAATTGAGGCAAGCTTCCAATACGGCGTGATTTCTCCAAGCGAGTGAGAGAGCTGGATTAAAgaagtctctctctctgtgcagGTTTCTGGTGACACGCTGCAGGAGCTGGTCAACTACTTGGTGGAAAAAACGAACGGCGCTTTGATCCCCCTCATCATCGAGGATCAGTACGACAAGAACATCTGTACGTGCAACAGCCGATTCACTTTCTTTCACTCGAAGCAGAAGCTTTGTGTTAGACATTGTTCACACGACTAAtgggcagtttttttttttgttgttgttgttttttgtttttcccctccttctgacagcttttgtttcctctgatAAAGAGAGTGGAGAGAAGACTCAGCAGTCTTTGCCAAAACCAATCTGTGTCCCAACAGCTGTGCCTCGCAAACACGGTAATTTACCTATTGCTGCAGTGTCACCCAGCCAGCCAGGACATTTTACACCTTTTGGTACTGATTAGAAAACTTCCTTCTCTGCTATTGCGTGTTTGGAGCTTGTTCCTGGCAGCAACATCGTATTTACAAAACTTGTCAGAAATGCAGCACATTGTAGGTGATTTTGTTTGGCCGTGCTTCCACTTGAAATGTTtagccttctttttttttctgtgatgacGAAGCACCACGAAAGGTTTAAGAGGTGAAAGCTTCTGTCAACAGGTTCTGTTCAGTGCCTATTGTCAACATATCGCTTAAATATGTCGCCATTACGCACTTACCGGTCATGGTGGCTTTAGTCAACACAAAGAATAGATGAAATTGATGGAACGGTCACCAGTTTTGCAAGTATTTGATCCCAAAACTAGATGCTACGCAAACTGAAAATCTGAGGATGCCCctgaagaaaatgaataaaagaattAGCAAAGTTGCTGCATATGTAAGAATAAGATGGCTAAAAGAAATGATGTATAAATGTAAGAAACTTCTTATAAAACCATAGCGAGAACACATCTTCATATCTAATTTTTAagctaactttaaaaaaaaaaaaagggttctaATATGTCACAATTCATTTAGGCATTTTCCTTGCAAGTTTACAGTCTCAAAGctaaacaagttttatttaattttcttttctcttacctctaaaaaaaaaaaaaatcttttttattcttatgtATCAACattcttgtttatttaattttttttggttaaGACTTTTTGCAGACCACTAATTTAAAGCTAAAGTGGAATATGAAAGCAACTGATTGATAAACATTCTCCGGTTCCCAAATATAAGTCTAGTATATCAACTTGGCTGCCGTGAAGGCATTCCAGTCTTGACGTGAATAGCTGACAGAAAGTCCTTGGTTTTCATGAAAaagatttaggttttttttaaaacttgctgATGATGTCAGCTGATGTCCGAACAATCCACTTTAGGAGTTTCACTTGTGAGCCAAACAATAATCAtaagtatgtgtttgtttttttatcttttagttgtTGAAAAATCAGTGGCTTCTGAAGCTAAACCAGTTGAAGAGAAAAATTCACCTCCTGCGTGTCAGTGTGAGTAAACCCCCTGCTGACGCCTCTCATCAGTCATTCTATTCATTTGTCGATTCTGACACTTCTTTGGCACgcttggaaaaacaaactggtgTCTGCATTGTTTCTATGGCTGCTGCTGActagcgtgtgtgtgtgtgtcatgtaGGTTCCTCCTGCTGATCGTTCCCTTCAGCAGAGAGCTGATCATGTTCATAGATGGAAGtctgtgttcagtgttttttttttttttttttttt
The Kryptolebias marmoratus isolate JLee-2015 linkage group LG24, ASM164957v2, whole genome shotgun sequence DNA segment above includes these coding regions:
- the LOC108230746 gene encoding ras-related protein Rab-11B, whose protein sequence is MGNRDDEYDFLFKVVLIGDSGVGKSNLLSRFTRNEFNLESKSTIGVEFATRSIQVDGKTIKAQIWDTAGQERYRAITSAYYRGAVGALLVYDIAKHLTYENVERWLKELRDHADNNIVIMLVGNKSDLRHLRAVPTDEARAFAEKNTLSFIETSALDSTNVEEAFKNILTEIYRIVSQKQIADRSAHDESPGNNVVDISVPPTTDGQKGNKLQCCQSL
- the LOC108230745 gene encoding signal-transducing adaptor protein 1; protein product: MMAKRTRRTKCQLPECYYEGYLEKRSTDQTSQKLWTCLCGNALFFFNEKRDADYVDKVDLAALISVVDDNSPDCKTDSARFKVQLRSESVKFAASNAESRELWKGFIHAVGLLSVPSSHNLLPGQIHMMLDAAQKEKERLANSSPTTADDPSPLTTTQIDRPACFFEVPWLEAELLLEREASKGNLLVRPGRRADSYAISTRMELAGPVFKHYRVLCNTNGGFYIDVDSPVSGDTLQELVNYLVEKTNGALIPLIIEDQYDKNISFVSSDKESGEKTQQSLPKPICVPTAVPRKHVVEKSVASEAKPVEEKNSPPACQSSSTPARILTPPTPAPRKGSIATPVSNQGNFRKLSPAEEQKKNLSPAISELKLRFGQKVMV